One window from the genome of Ananas comosus cultivar F153 linkage group 13, ASM154086v1, whole genome shotgun sequence encodes:
- the LOC109719134 gene encoding kinesin-like protein KIN-5B — translation MQRRSRDRASSLRRGVVQAKGQQFLVTAVSEAEQVLNDLQRSLSEQKELLAFSAQQQEMVLQRSLLSTQAISKTTVDFFNDLKAHACKLMKETDENHMERMHQLADFEETFKELSAKEEKAAIEKIVGILASLTAMRTNMVSSTVHRLSERCSQEANKLQLHMSSMQQASNNAKKEWISFVEKGESRYQEDISSSARLRNNMENVLHQCSEKVGQSMCHWAHTQLSIN, via the exons ATGCAAAGACGATCTCGGGATCGTGCATCGTCACTGCGCCGAGGCGTGGTTCAAGCTAAGGGGCAACAG TTTCTAGTCACTGCAGTTTCAGAGGCTGAGCAAGTTCTGAATGATCTTCAGAGATCTCTCTCTGAACAAAAAGAATTACTTGCTTTCTCTGCACAACAACAGGAGATG GTATTGCAAAGGAGTCTTCTTTCAACACAAGCCATATCAAAGACAACAGTAGATTTCTTCAATGATTTAAAGGCCCATGCCTGTAAGCTTATGAAAGAGACTGACGAAAATCATATGGAAAGAATGCATCAACTAGCAGATTTTGAGGAGACATTTAAG GAACTGTCAGCTAAAGAAGAAAAGGCAGCCATTGAAAAGATTGTTGGAATATTAGCAAGCTTAACAGCCATGAGAACAAATATG GTTTCATCCACCGTACATAGACTAAGTGAAAGATGTAGTCAAGAGGCGAATAAATTGCAATTACACATGTCTAGCATGCAACAAGCTTCAAATAATGCTAAAAAGGAGTGGATTTCCTTCGTAGAAAAAGGAGAAAGCCGGTACCAGGAAGATATATCTTCAAGCGCTAGACTCCGAAATAATATGGAAAATGTCCTTCACCAATG TTCGGAGAAAGTAGGGCAGTCAATGTGTCATTGGGCGCATACTCAATTATCCATCAACTAG